AGATCAACCAGACACTGGACTGCGATCTTGAGACGGAGACCCAGCACTTGATCAATGACCTACTGCACGACAACGGAAGGGATCAACGCAAAGTCCTCTAGGCAGATTTAAGGTAGGGCCTCTTCGATCACCCCCAGTGCTCCTCCCGGTACCGCAAGAGGCCCTCCCCATGCAGCTGCTTGGTGGCGTTACCGACCCGGACCCAGAAGTCGGTGGCCGCGCTGCCGCCTTTGGCGGGCCTGGCGAACACGGCCTTGCCGGCCGCGGCCACGCTGACCCGGCAGACGACACGGTCGGCCACCTCGGGAAAGCTGATCCGCACGGTGGTCGCGGTCGGGGCCGACAGGTTGTCATCGAGGACTTGGCGTACGAACAGTTCGTAGCCATCGAGGTCAGCCTGCTTCGGCAGGGTGGACAGATCGTTCTCGATCCCTAGTACGGCCCCGTCGTCACCGACGCCGACGAACAGGTTGCCGCCCTCCCCGTTGAGGAAGCCACAGACCGTCTTGACGAGATTGTTCTGAAGGGACTTGTCGTACTCCTCAGTGTGCACGTTCCAGCGGGCACTCGCCTTGAACTCGGTGCTCTGGGACTCACCGGCGGCGATCAGATCGGCCGCCGCGGTGGGCACGTACGCGGGTCGGTCCACGCTGAGCGTCTCGAACGCCTCCCGTACCACTTGGGCAATCAACTGGCGGCGTCGTTCCAGAAAGGCCGAGTAGTCGAGCTGCTCCCAGCCGACCGGCAGCGCGTGCCACAGGGCCTGCCGCCTGACCACCTCCGGGTCCATCGCCTCGGTGATCCTCGGCCAGTAGACATGAGGTGCGTCAGTGTTGCCCTTCTCGCTTGCCGGCCACGTCACATATGCCATGTTGGCGATGGCGTTGACCTGGCGTTTGTCGGTGATACCAAGACCCGCGAGGGTCTCGGAGTAGAACAGACGGTCCCGAGGAACCTTCCGGGCGGGCCTGGCAGCCGGATCCATCAGGTCGCGGATGTGCTGATCGCCGCACAGCAACTCGGCGTCCAGGATGTTCAACGCAGCCTGGTAGGCGAACACCACCGGGGAGTACGACGATGAGCTGTCGAGCCTGTTCGGCAGGGAGATGTCCCAGTAGTCACCGGTGAAGTGCGCGGAAATGATCCGGGCGAGTTCTGCGGCGAACGCCTGGCCGTCACCCTGTGGCAGGCCACCGATCCGACCCAGATCAAACTCCATCTGCGACTCGGGGGAGTTGGAGTAACGGCCGGTCGTGTGCGCCATGAAGAACCAGCGCGCGATGACCGGACGGAGTTCTTCCGCCGACAGCCCGAAGTCGTGCAGTCCGATCAGCCACAGCGCGTAGCTGTACAGCAGGGCGGTGTCAGAGGTGATCATCTTGCGGCTACGGAAGCCGGCCGCGGCGATGCACCGGAAGAACTCGTGCCAGCTGCTCAGATCGAGGACCTGCGTGTGCGCCTGCGCCAGCCGTTCGAACTGTTCCTGACGCCGCTCGGCGGAGACCTTTCCGGTCTCAAAGTCCTTGCCTCGCAGCACATTGTAGACGTGCTGGAGCCGGGCACGCCGGAAGGCCACGGCGACAGCGACCCGCAGGAGCTGGTCCGGGCTGGGGTCCAGGAACGGGTTGCGCGGGTTCGGTCCGGGAAGTCCCGCGACCACCGCGGCCCGGCAGAAGTCCTCCAGTTGACGTCGGCCCTTCTCCCAGTGCACCGACATCAAGGTGAGGATGAAGTCGGACTGGTTGAGCTTCACTCCCTGGAAGTTGATACGGACGAAGATCTCCGCGACC
Above is a window of Streptomyces sp. NBC_00490 DNA encoding:
- a CDS encoding GmrSD restriction endonuclease domain-containing protein: MPPTLYRDTGYTLRHLIEDIEGGRIGLPDIQRPFVWSATKTRDLFDSMYRGYPIGTLMFWETGAEVGTRQIGTGTGDRAPQRLVVDGQQRLTALFAVLTGRTVVNKSFDEVTLRIAFHPQDQTFEVTDAAIERDTAYIPDITKLWAPGGHRGAVREFFHRLEQAAGEPLPTATRDELEERIDRVRGLHDFRFQVVELDAAADEEQVAEIFVRINFQGVKLNQSDFILTLMSVHWEKGRRQLEDFCRAAVVAGLPGPNPRNPFLDPSPDQLLRVAVAVAFRRARLQHVYNVLRGKDFETGKVSAERRQEQFERLAQAHTQVLDLSSWHEFFRCIAAAGFRSRKMITSDTALLYSYALWLIGLHDFGLSAEELRPVIARWFFMAHTTGRYSNSPESQMEFDLGRIGGLPQGDGQAFAAELARIISAHFTGDYWDISLPNRLDSSSSYSPVVFAYQAALNILDAELLCGDQHIRDLMDPAARPARKVPRDRLFYSETLAGLGITDKRQVNAIANMAYVTWPASEKGNTDAPHVYWPRITEAMDPEVVRRQALWHALPVGWEQLDYSAFLERRRQLIAQVVREAFETLSVDRPAYVPTAAADLIAAGESQSTEFKASARWNVHTEEYDKSLQNNLVKTVCGFLNGEGGNLFVGVGDDGAVLGIENDLSTLPKQADLDGYELFVRQVLDDNLSAPTATTVRISFPEVADRVVCRVSVAAAGKAVFARPAKGGSAATDFWVRVGNATKQLHGEGLLRYREEHWG